In Promicromonospora sp. Populi, one genomic interval encodes:
- a CDS encoding PH domain-containing protein: MSTPEHGLDRLDQQGAPNPPSEPDQPEAEELVWRRVHPITPLVRGWAVVGAAVVILGQQSLDGGPRGGLIALVTSEYWWTLLAALAAIALVGWGYSTLAWRMTTYAIGAETVHLRRGILFRQQRHARLDRLQSVDIRQPLVARFFGLCELTLETAGGTDSGVAIGFLKGSDADELRAELLARAAGIKVARANPAVAAGSPAAGAVTAPVGPGPDGGSPDQAGGTQGPGLQDAVGTAAPNAPASTIAASPALEAPQVPVLTVPLGRLIGSAVLSGAMITLVVWAVAVIVIMILTGEFAVMSASLPAVLGAGGYLFSRLTGEFDFRVAISPDGVRLRHGMLETRSQTIPPGRVQAVRLIQSALWRRFDWWRVQVNVAGYGGENEDKNSVLLPVGTREEALTVLSLVLPDLGVAEPRRILDDGLAGDSRAESAFVTAPRRTRILDPVAWRRNGYTVTGRALLLRRGRVVRVLDVVPHERTQSLALSQGPWQRRLGVASFQVHSTAGPVHPEVAHLDAADAARLMAEQATRARTARASAGSERWMEDRVSDR; encoded by the coding sequence GTGAGCACACCGGAGCACGGTCTCGACAGGCTCGACCAGCAGGGTGCGCCCAACCCGCCGAGCGAGCCGGACCAGCCGGAGGCCGAGGAGCTCGTGTGGCGCCGCGTCCACCCGATCACGCCCCTGGTCCGGGGCTGGGCGGTGGTCGGTGCGGCAGTCGTGATCCTGGGCCAGCAGTCCCTCGACGGCGGTCCTCGCGGCGGCCTCATCGCTCTGGTCACCAGCGAGTACTGGTGGACGCTGCTCGCCGCGCTCGCCGCCATCGCCCTCGTGGGCTGGGGCTACTCGACGCTGGCCTGGCGCATGACTACCTACGCCATCGGCGCGGAGACCGTGCACCTGCGGCGCGGCATCCTGTTCCGGCAGCAGCGGCACGCGCGCCTGGACCGGCTGCAGTCGGTAGACATCCGGCAGCCGCTCGTGGCCCGGTTCTTCGGCCTGTGCGAGCTGACGCTGGAGACCGCGGGCGGTACCGACTCCGGCGTCGCCATCGGCTTCCTGAAGGGGTCCGACGCCGACGAGCTGCGCGCCGAGCTCCTCGCCCGCGCGGCGGGGATCAAGGTTGCCAGGGCGAACCCGGCCGTGGCGGCAGGGTCTCCGGCCGCCGGCGCTGTTACCGCCCCTGTCGGCCCCGGCCCGGACGGCGGGTCCCCGGACCAGGCAGGCGGGACTCAGGGCCCCGGGCTCCAGGACGCCGTCGGGACTGCCGCGCCGAACGCCCCGGCGTCAACCATCGCGGCGTCGCCCGCGCTCGAGGCGCCCCAGGTGCCCGTCCTCACCGTGCCCCTGGGCCGCCTGATCGGCTCGGCGGTGCTCTCCGGCGCGATGATCACGCTCGTCGTCTGGGCCGTCGCGGTGATCGTGATCATGATCCTCACGGGCGAGTTCGCCGTCATGTCCGCCTCGTTGCCCGCGGTGCTGGGCGCCGGCGGGTACCTGTTCAGCCGCCTGACCGGCGAGTTCGACTTCCGGGTGGCCATCTCGCCCGACGGCGTCCGCCTGCGGCACGGCATGCTGGAGACCCGGTCCCAGACCATCCCGCCCGGCCGGGTGCAGGCCGTCCGGCTCATCCAGAGCGCCCTGTGGCGCCGCTTCGACTGGTGGCGGGTGCAGGTGAACGTCGCCGGCTACGGCGGCGAGAACGAGGACAAGAACAGCGTGCTGCTGCCCGTCGGCACCCGCGAGGAGGCGCTGACCGTGCTGTCGCTCGTGCTGCCGGACCTCGGCGTCGCCGAGCCGCGCCGCATCCTCGACGACGGCCTGGCCGGCGACTCCCGCGCGGAGAGCGCCTTCGTCACCGCGCCCCGGCGGACCCGCATCCTCGATCCGGTGGCGTGGCGCCGCAACGGGTACACCGTGACCGGCCGCGCGCTGCTGCTGCGCCGGGGTCGCGTGGTGCGGGTCCTGGACGTCGTGCCGCACGAGCGGACGCAGTCGCTGGCCCTGAGCCAGGGCCCGTGGCAGCGCCGGCTGGGCGTGGCCTCGTTCCAGGTGCACTCCACGGCAGGCCCGGTGCACCCTGAGGTGGCGCACCTCGACGCCGCCGACGCCGCGCGGCTCATGGCGGAGCAGGCCACGCGTGCCCGTACCGCCCGTGCGTCGGCCGGTTCCGAACGATGGATGGAAGACAGGGTGAGTGACCGGTGA
- the panC gene encoding pantoate--beta-alanine ligase, producing the protein MSTRTQTPPDAEPTQRTPLVVRTRSELRDAQLRWALTGPLEHADPDAGPGQRAVVMTMGALHDGHLELVRRARAEAGPSGQVLVTIFVNPLQFGAGEDLATYPRDLDGDVAKLAGVGADVVFAPTLDVVYPDGDPVVRVSAGHIGEVLEGESRPGHLDGVLTVVLKLMHLVRPDVALFGEKDAQQLLAVRRMVRDLEVPVEVVGVATVREPDGLALSSRNAYLSADERERALALSRALRAGAAAADRGAAGVINAAQQVLDGADGVVVDYLALVDPVTVQTVADDFSGRALLLVAARVGTTRLIDNQAIEVSPEVQR; encoded by the coding sequence GTGAGCACCCGGACCCAGACCCCGCCCGATGCGGAACCCACGCAGCGCACCCCGCTCGTGGTCCGCACCCGCTCCGAGCTGCGTGACGCGCAGCTGCGCTGGGCCCTCACGGGCCCCCTGGAGCACGCCGACCCCGACGCCGGCCCGGGGCAGCGCGCCGTCGTCATGACGATGGGCGCGCTGCACGACGGGCACCTGGAGCTGGTGCGCCGGGCGCGCGCGGAGGCCGGCCCGAGCGGCCAGGTGCTGGTCACGATCTTCGTGAACCCGCTGCAGTTCGGGGCGGGTGAAGACCTCGCCACGTACCCGCGTGACCTGGACGGCGACGTCGCCAAGCTGGCCGGCGTCGGGGCGGACGTCGTCTTCGCGCCCACGCTCGACGTCGTCTACCCGGACGGCGACCCCGTGGTGCGGGTGTCCGCCGGACACATCGGCGAGGTGCTGGAGGGCGAGAGCCGCCCCGGGCACCTGGACGGGGTGCTCACCGTGGTGCTCAAGCTGATGCACCTGGTGCGGCCCGACGTCGCGCTGTTCGGCGAGAAGGACGCCCAGCAGCTGCTTGCGGTGCGGCGCATGGTGCGCGACCTGGAGGTGCCGGTCGAGGTGGTGGGGGTGGCCACGGTGCGCGAGCCCGACGGCCTCGCTCTGTCCTCGCGCAACGCCTACCTGTCCGCGGACGAGCGCGAGCGGGCGCTGGCCCTGTCCCGCGCGCTGCGGGCGGGGGCGGCCGCCGCGGACCGCGGCGCAGCAGGTGTGATCAACGCCGCGCAGCAGGTGCTGGACGGGGCCGACGGCGTCGTGGTCGACTATCTCGCTCTCGTCGACCCGGTGACCGTGCAGACGGTCGCCGACGACTTCTCCGGCCGCGCGCTGCTGCTCGTGGCCGCACGGGTGGGTACCACCCGGCTGATCGACAACCAGGCCATCGAGGTCTCGCCAGAGGTCCAGAGGTAA
- the panD gene encoding aspartate 1-decarboxylase — MSTTEHRPVGRPASLQRPMMIAKIHRATVTQADLHYVGSITVDADLLAAADLVPGQQVDVVDVTNGARLTTYVIPGEPDSGQICINGAAAHLVSPGDVVILIAYGLLSDQDARTFLPNVVFVDEQNRIVELSDEPGHVPDGYGLAESGLPIEPFQTAGLVRTASGRA; from the coding sequence ATGAGCACCACCGAGCACCGTCCCGTCGGCCGCCCTGCGTCGTTGCAGCGGCCCATGATGATCGCCAAGATCCACCGCGCCACCGTCACGCAGGCGGACCTGCACTACGTCGGGTCCATCACCGTGGACGCCGACCTGCTGGCGGCCGCCGACCTCGTGCCCGGCCAGCAGGTCGACGTCGTCGACGTGACCAACGGCGCGCGGCTGACCACCTACGTGATCCCGGGGGAACCGGACTCCGGCCAGATCTGCATCAACGGCGCGGCCGCCCACCTGGTGAGCCCGGGCGACGTCGTCATCCTCATCGCCTACGGCCTGCTCTCGGACCAGGACGCGCGGACCTTCCTGCCGAACGTCGTGTTCGTCGACGAGCAGAACCGCATCGTCGAGCTCAGTGACGAGCCCGGGCACGTGCCGGACGGCTACGGCCTGGCGGAGAGCGGCCTGCCGATCGAGCCGTTCCAGACGGCCGGCCTGGTGCGCACCGCGTCGGGCCGCGCGTGA
- a CDS encoding PH domain-containing protein, translated as MGSMTSPFEPHDVTWNRVSPRLVTAMVVPASISLGIPLIVGVVLAVTVSPWFWLLAGFPAVFLLWSIILIPRQVRAIGYAERDDDLLIRKGVMFKSLVVVPYGRMQYVDVEAGPLDRKLGLAKVQLHTASVGTDAQIPGLPPDEAARLRDRLASRGEARLAGL; from the coding sequence ATGGGCAGCATGACCAGCCCCTTCGAACCGCACGACGTCACCTGGAACCGCGTATCCCCGCGCCTCGTGACGGCCATGGTGGTACCGGCCAGCATCAGCCTGGGCATACCGCTGATCGTCGGTGTTGTTCTTGCCGTGACCGTCAGCCCGTGGTTCTGGCTGCTCGCCGGTTTCCCCGCGGTCTTCCTGCTGTGGTCGATCATCCTGATCCCGCGCCAGGTCAGGGCGATCGGCTACGCCGAGCGCGACGACGATCTCCTCATCCGCAAGGGAGTCATGTTCAAGTCGCTGGTAGTGGTCCCCTACGGGCGTATGCAGTACGTGGACGTCGAGGCCGGCCCCCTGGACCGCAAGCTGGGTCTGGCGAAGGTGCAGCTCCACACGGCGTCCGTCGGCACGGACGCCCAGATCCCTGGCCTGCCCCCGGACGAGGCCGCGCGCCTGCGCGACCGCCTTGCGTCCCGCGGTGAGGCTCGTCTGGCGGGGCTGTGA
- a CDS encoding Rossmann-like and DUF2520 domain-containing protein, giving the protein MSEPDEPRRRPGRLGVGVIGAGRVGAVLGNALRAAGHAVVGASGISEDSRERIEMLLPGVPNLEVPDVVERAELVLLAVPDDALGPLVAGLAETGAWQQGQLAVHTSGRYGTTVLEPARLGGAIPLAVHPAMTFTGTSLDLARLEGCTFAVTGPAPVLPIGQALVVEIGGEPVIVDEEARGIYHAALAHGANHLVVLVAQAAQALEAAGIEAPGRVLAPLLSAALESATRSADARDGVGPGAIAALTGPVSRGDVGTVRRHLTELSALAAASGATDIPDSYTELARGATRRALASHRIDDAAAQALLDALDNATGESRAERNTP; this is encoded by the coding sequence GTGAGTGAGCCCGACGAGCCGCGTCGTCGGCCCGGCCGGCTGGGTGTGGGCGTGATCGGCGCCGGGCGCGTCGGCGCGGTGCTCGGCAACGCGCTGCGCGCCGCCGGCCACGCAGTCGTGGGCGCGAGCGGCATCTCGGAGGATTCCCGGGAGCGGATCGAGATGCTCCTGCCGGGCGTCCCCAACCTCGAGGTGCCCGACGTCGTCGAGCGGGCCGAGCTGGTGCTGCTCGCGGTGCCGGACGACGCGCTGGGCCCGCTGGTCGCCGGCCTCGCCGAGACCGGGGCCTGGCAGCAGGGCCAGCTCGCGGTCCACACCTCCGGCCGTTACGGGACCACCGTCCTGGAGCCAGCGCGGCTGGGCGGCGCCATCCCGCTCGCGGTGCACCCCGCCATGACGTTCACGGGCACATCCCTCGACCTGGCGCGCCTGGAGGGCTGCACGTTCGCCGTGACCGGACCGGCGCCCGTGCTGCCGATCGGGCAGGCCCTCGTGGTCGAGATCGGCGGCGAGCCGGTGATCGTGGACGAGGAGGCCCGCGGCATCTACCACGCGGCCCTCGCGCACGGCGCGAACCACCTCGTGGTGCTCGTCGCGCAGGCCGCGCAGGCGCTGGAGGCGGCCGGGATCGAGGCGCCCGGCCGGGTGCTCGCGCCGTTGTTGTCGGCCGCGCTCGAGTCGGCGACCCGCTCGGCGGACGCGCGCGACGGCGTCGGGCCGGGTGCGATCGCCGCCCTCACCGGGCCGGTCTCCCGGGGCGACGTCGGCACCGTGCGCCGCCACCTGACCGAGCTCAGCGCGCTGGCCGCGGCCAGCGGCGCCACCGACATACCCGACAGCTACACCGAGCTCGCCCGCGGGGCTACCCGCCGCGCGCTGGCCAGCCACCGGATCGACGACGCGGCGGCTCAGGCGCTGCTCGACGCGCTGGACAACGCGACCGGAGAGTCGCGTGCAGAAAGGAACACGCCGTGA
- a CDS encoding L-aspartate oxidase, which translates to MSPTPGPGPRLARSLAAPAPGWTAEADAIVIGSGIAGLTAALELRTHVPRVLLVTKGRLQSGSTVWAQGGIAAALDPSDSPGAHLADTLTAGGGLSDPDAVQVLVTEGPARVRELMARGAVFDRAADGDIALTREGGHHADRIAHAGGDATGAEISRALVAQIEAVRHDPGIEVVENALVLDVLTTAPAADGARRACGITLHVRGEGSRDGVGAVLAPAVILATGGIGQVFRSSTNPAGATGDGIAAALRAGAVLGDLEFVQFHPTVLWLGSGAKGQLPLISEAVRGEGALLLDVDGHRFMPGVHEMAELAPRDIVAHAIVRQMAATGADNVLLDTRHLGRDFLRTRFPTINARLLEAGIDWSEEPVPVAPAQHYHSGGVVTDLDGRTSVDGLYAVGEVACTGVHGANRLASNSLLEGIVFASRAARDVAARFADGELKPGEPAERPGGSALVAAAARSRIQKVTSAGSGVIRSARSLADVDERLRAVRADAHLAAEVVAEPQAAEWETTNVHMVARALTRAAWLREETRGGHYRTDFPRPEDAWKRRVRVWLDDAGVLQAR; encoded by the coding sequence GTGAGCCCCACGCCAGGACCGGGACCCCGGCTGGCGCGCTCCCTCGCGGCCCCCGCGCCCGGTTGGACCGCAGAGGCCGACGCGATAGTCATCGGCTCCGGGATCGCCGGGCTGACGGCGGCGCTCGAGCTCCGCACGCACGTGCCACGGGTGCTGCTCGTGACCAAGGGCCGGCTCCAGTCCGGGTCGACGGTGTGGGCGCAGGGCGGCATCGCCGCCGCGCTGGACCCGTCCGACTCGCCCGGGGCGCACCTCGCGGACACGCTGACCGCCGGCGGCGGCCTGTCCGACCCCGACGCGGTGCAGGTACTGGTCACCGAGGGTCCCGCGCGCGTGCGCGAGCTGATGGCCCGCGGTGCGGTCTTCGACCGGGCGGCCGACGGCGACATCGCGCTCACCCGCGAGGGCGGCCACCACGCCGACCGGATCGCGCACGCCGGGGGCGACGCCACGGGCGCGGAGATCTCCCGGGCGCTGGTCGCGCAGATCGAGGCGGTGCGGCACGACCCGGGTATCGAGGTCGTGGAGAACGCCCTGGTGCTCGACGTGCTCACGACGGCTCCCGCGGCCGACGGCGCGCGGCGTGCCTGCGGAATCACCCTGCACGTGCGGGGCGAGGGCTCGCGGGACGGCGTGGGCGCCGTCCTGGCCCCCGCCGTGATCCTGGCCACCGGCGGGATCGGGCAGGTGTTCCGGTCCTCGACCAACCCGGCCGGCGCCACCGGCGACGGCATCGCCGCCGCGCTCCGGGCGGGCGCGGTGCTGGGCGACCTGGAGTTCGTGCAGTTCCACCCGACGGTCCTGTGGCTCGGCTCGGGCGCGAAGGGCCAGCTGCCGCTGATCTCGGAGGCCGTGCGCGGCGAGGGCGCGCTGCTGCTCGACGTCGACGGGCACCGGTTCATGCCGGGTGTGCACGAGATGGCTGAGCTGGCGCCGCGGGACATCGTCGCGCACGCGATTGTGCGGCAGATGGCCGCCACCGGGGCCGACAACGTGCTGCTGGACACCCGGCACCTCGGTCGGGACTTTCTGCGCACGCGGTTCCCCACGATCAACGCCCGGTTGCTGGAGGCCGGCATCGACTGGTCCGAGGAGCCCGTGCCCGTGGCCCCGGCCCAGCACTACCACTCGGGTGGTGTGGTCACCGACCTCGACGGGCGCACCTCGGTGGACGGGCTGTACGCCGTGGGTGAGGTCGCGTGCACTGGCGTGCACGGCGCGAACCGGCTCGCGTCGAACTCGCTGCTCGAGGGCATCGTGTTCGCCTCCCGCGCGGCGCGCGACGTCGCGGCGCGGTTCGCCGACGGCGAGCTGAAGCCGGGGGAGCCCGCCGAGCGCCCCGGCGGGTCCGCCCTGGTCGCGGCCGCCGCCCGGTCGCGGATCCAGAAGGTGACCTCCGCCGGGTCGGGCGTGATCCGGTCGGCGCGGTCGCTGGCCGACGTCGACGAGCGGCTCCGCGCCGTGCGGGCCGATGCGCACCTGGCGGCGGAGGTCGTCGCGGAGCCCCAGGCGGCCGAGTGGGAGACCACGAACGTGCACATGGTCGCGCGGGCCCTGACGCGCGCGGCCTGGCTGCGCGAGGAGACCCGCGGCGGGCACTACCGCACCGACTTCCCTCGGCCGGAGGACGCGTGGAAGCGCCGCGTCCGGGTCTGGCTGGACGACGCCGGGGTGCTGCAGGCGCGCTGA
- a CDS encoding biotin carboxylase N-terminal domain-containing protein, protein MIRSVLVANRGEIAVRVVRACADLGIRSIAVYADGDADAPHVRLADEAWGLDGRTAAETYLSVEKLLDVARRSGAEAIHPGYGFLSESAAAARAVEEAGLVWVGPTSATIELLGDKIAARDLARKVGAPLVPGSDGPVPDAAAALAFAEEHGLPLAIKAAHGGGGRGMRVARTLEEVPELFEAARREAEAAFGRGECFVERFLERPRHVEAQVIADDHGHVVVAGTRDCSLQRRNQKLVEEAPAPFLDDVVRARVHESARALCAAAGYRSAGTVEFLLGTDGTLSFLEVNTRLQVEHPVTEETTGLDLVVEQLRVASGLPLSVTEDPAPRGHAIELRLNAEDPARGFLPGPGRIDRFVAPAGPGVRVDAGVDSGSLIPGEFDSLFAKVVVWGPTRQAALARARRAAAETVVEGVPTVLPFHRAVLADPAFTAADSGAADAGSTAAGAAGGSGFAVHTQWIETEFLASIDPQTLAAPVAEPGVVETWVEIDGQRHRVRTPGGVGFAGFGPTAVGGPSSAATGAGTGGTPTVEGTPPPSGSGTDDGRVPLLAAMPGTLVRWLVPDGATVADGQPVALVEAMKMETQLVTEAAGTLEHTAAEGTQITPGDPIGHIAR, encoded by the coding sequence CGCCGACGGCGACGCGGACGCCCCCCACGTCCGGCTCGCCGACGAGGCCTGGGGCCTGGACGGGCGCACGGCCGCGGAGACCTACCTGTCGGTGGAGAAGCTGCTCGACGTCGCGCGCAGGTCCGGGGCGGAAGCGATCCACCCCGGGTACGGCTTCCTGTCCGAGAGTGCGGCCGCCGCCCGCGCCGTCGAGGAGGCGGGCCTGGTGTGGGTGGGGCCGACGTCGGCCACGATCGAGCTGCTCGGCGACAAGATCGCCGCCCGGGACCTGGCGCGGAAGGTCGGCGCACCCCTGGTGCCCGGCTCCGACGGCCCGGTGCCCGACGCCGCGGCCGCGCTCGCCTTCGCCGAGGAGCACGGCCTGCCGCTGGCCATCAAGGCGGCGCACGGCGGCGGCGGGCGCGGCATGCGCGTGGCCCGGACCCTCGAGGAGGTGCCCGAGCTGTTCGAGGCGGCCCGCCGCGAGGCGGAGGCCGCGTTCGGTCGGGGCGAGTGCTTCGTCGAACGGTTCCTGGAGCGGCCCCGGCACGTGGAGGCGCAGGTCATCGCCGACGACCACGGCCACGTGGTGGTCGCGGGCACCCGCGACTGCTCCCTGCAGCGGCGCAACCAGAAGCTGGTCGAGGAGGCGCCCGCACCGTTCCTCGACGACGTCGTGCGCGCGCGGGTGCACGAGTCGGCGCGCGCGCTGTGCGCCGCCGCGGGATACCGGAGCGCCGGGACCGTGGAGTTCCTCCTCGGGACGGACGGCACCCTGTCGTTCCTGGAGGTCAACACGCGGCTCCAGGTGGAGCACCCGGTCACGGAGGAGACCACCGGTCTCGACCTTGTGGTCGAACAGCTCCGCGTCGCGAGCGGCCTGCCGCTGTCCGTGACCGAGGACCCCGCCCCGCGCGGGCACGCGATCGAGCTGCGGCTCAACGCCGAGGACCCGGCGCGCGGGTTCCTGCCCGGGCCCGGCCGTATCGACCGGTTCGTCGCCCCCGCGGGCCCGGGCGTGCGGGTGGACGCCGGGGTCGATTCCGGTTCGCTGATCCCCGGTGAGTTCGACTCGCTGTTCGCCAAGGTTGTCGTCTGGGGGCCGACCCGTCAGGCGGCGCTCGCACGGGCCCGGCGAGCCGCGGCCGAGACCGTGGTCGAGGGCGTGCCCACGGTGCTGCCGTTCCACCGCGCGGTGCTGGCGGATCCGGCGTTCACGGCGGCGGACAGCGGAGCGGCGGACGCCGGGTCGACTGCCGCGGGAGCGGCGGGCGGGTCCGGCTTCGCTGTCCACACCCAGTGGATAGAGACGGAGTTCCTCGCCTCGATCGACCCGCAGACGCTCGCGGCGCCCGTCGCCGAGCCCGGGGTCGTGGAGACCTGGGTCGAGATCGACGGGCAACGGCACCGGGTACGCACCCCGGGTGGGGTCGGGTTCGCAGGGTTCGGCCCGACGGCGGTCGGCGGTCCCAGCAGTGCGGCAACCGGCGCCGGCACCGGCGGAACCCCGACGGTTGAGGGCACGCCCCCGCCGTCGGGCAGCGGAACCGACGACGGGCGTGTGCCGCTCCTCGCGGCGATGCCCGGCACCCTGGTGCGCTGGCTGGTGCCCGACGGCGCGACCGTGGCCGACGGCCAGCCAGTCGCCCTTGTCGAGGCGATGAAGATGGAGACCCAGCTGGTGACGGAGGCGGCAGGAACGCTGGAGCACACCGCCGCCGAGGGCACCCAGATCACACCGGGCGACCCGATCGGCCACATCGCGCGATAG
- a CDS encoding DUF3180 domain-containing protein produces the protein MRRTPVGSLVAVLVAVAIIGWLVLRSLESRSVYLPVVPWLVDVAILALAGAVFWSGWGVRSYQKGKRPSLDGLRAARTLVLAKAAALTGALLGGWYLAQVLVVLGDLAIEPRRDRAVAAGIAVLCSIVLAVVGMVVEKFCELPPSDKDRAGADEGESPAPA, from the coding sequence ATGCGGAGAACCCCTGTTGGTTCCCTCGTCGCGGTCCTCGTCGCGGTCGCGATCATCGGCTGGCTCGTGCTGCGTTCCCTCGAGTCGCGGAGCGTGTACCTGCCGGTGGTGCCGTGGCTGGTCGACGTCGCGATCCTGGCGCTGGCCGGAGCCGTGTTCTGGTCAGGGTGGGGCGTGCGGTCGTACCAGAAGGGCAAGCGGCCGTCCCTCGACGGGCTCCGGGCCGCCCGGACCCTCGTCCTCGCGAAGGCCGCCGCCCTGACGGGCGCACTGCTCGGCGGCTGGTACCTGGCTCAGGTGCTGGTGGTGCTGGGCGACCTCGCGATCGAGCCGCGGCGCGACCGTGCCGTAGCGGCCGGGATCGCCGTGCTGTGCTCGATAGTTCTTGCCGTGGTGGGCATGGTCGTGGAGAAGTTCTGCGAGCTGCCGCCGTCCGACAAGGACCGCGCCGGCGCCGACGAGGGCGAGTCTCCGGCCCCGGCCTGA